The following are encoded together in the Strongyloides ratti genome assembly S_ratti_ED321, chromosome : 2 genome:
- a CDS encoding Protein AATF, which yields MGLLDDFEKAFDPKKNLLQINEDEDYDGTWASSLKKPDIDLDKVEEVSPNRRKMKDLKLLDETDEKYKGTKVSRKDIFGDECEPTLKGKFSSDDEEMDDEEEIDDEEEVDDDEEVNDEEHDNENVSDEEEDNEVSEDEEDNIVLLNKPTDTSKSDSIKQQMTIWDKLMRVTIKAHSAMRVFNQLPRDQVAKDLENQKDAKQNIYNSRRNILEALKLLVDIEGQMVSNLTNIEDSDNEEIPSSDEESDSDKEDTNDKEEEFGDEEDEENEEENSNEEIEEVEKKGTSDNFKVKTGKGFNSKELAKKLKDRHNVLQPFRTATLKKWDEKTRLISVKAKQDFSKFSSNINKQIDRIMADKARLLRKSQTKRGDCIRIGDSSDSNFDVEIFDDTDFYQLLLKDLIDRKTIDTSDPIQMSKQWLEIEKLRQTKRKKKNVNQKASKGRKCMLVTIPKLVNFFPAQPETVSWSNERRTELFKSLFVN from the exons ATGGGATTATTGGATGATTTTGAGAAAGCTTTTgatccaaaaaaaaatttgctaCAGATTAATGAGGATGAAGATTATGatg gaaCATGGGCttcatctttaaaaaaacCTGACATTGATCTTGATAAGGTCGAAGAAGTTTCACCAAATCGTAGGAAAATGAAAGATTTAAAATTGCTCGATGAAACTGATGAAAAGTATAAAGGAACAAAAGTATCAAGGAAAGATATTTTTGGTGATGAATGTGAACCAACATTAAAAGGAAAATTTTCTTCTGATGACGAAGAAATGGATGATGAGGAAGAGATAGACGATGAAGAAGAAGTAGATGATGATGAAGAGGTAAATGATGAGGAGCATGACAATGAAAATGTTAGTGATGAGGAAGAAGATAATGAGGTTTCTGAAGATGAAGAAgataatattgtattattaaataaaccaACAGACACTTCTAAAAGTGATTCTATAAAACAACAGATGACAATATGGGATAAACTAATGAGAGTAACCATTAAAGCACATTCAGCTATGAGAGTTTTTAATCAATTACCAAGAGATCAAGTAGCTAAAGATTTGGAAAATCAAAAAGATgctaaacaaaatatttataattctCGCCGAAACATTTTAGAAGCATTAAAATTGTTAGTTGATATAGAAGGACAAATGGTTAGTAATTTAACTAATATTGAAGATAGTGATAATGAAGAAATCCCTAGTTCCGATGAAGAATCCGACAGTGACAAAGAAGATACAAATGATAAGGAAGAAGAATTTGGAGATGAAGAGGATGAAGAAAATGAGGAAGAGAATAGTAATGAGGAAATTGAAGAAGTAGAAAAAAAGGGTACAAGTGACAATTTCAAAGTCAAAACAGGTAAAGGATTCAATTCCAAAGAATTGGCTAAGAAATTAAAAGACCGCCACAATGTTCTCCAACCATTCAGAACTGCAACATTGAAAAAATGGGATGAAAAAACACGATTAATTTCTGTAAAAGCAAAACAagatttttctaaatttagcAGCAATATCAACAAACAAATTGACAGGATAATGGCTGACAAAGCAAGATTATTACGTAAAAGTCAGACTAAACGTGGAGATTGCATAAGAATAGGAGATAGTTCTGATAGTAATTTTGATGTTGAAATATTTGATGATACGGATTTCTATCAACTTCTTCTAAAAGACCTTATAGATAGAAAAACAATTGATACTAGTGATCCAATTCAAATGAGTAAACAATGGCTGGAAATTGAGAAATTAAGGCAAActaaaagaaagaaaaaaaatgtaaatcaAAAAGCATCGAAAGGTAGAAAATGTATGCTTGTAACTATTCCTAAATTAGTCAATTTTTTCCCTGCACAACCTGAAACTGTCTCTTGGAGTAATGAAAGGAGAACGGAACTTTTTAAATCCTTGTTTGTTAATTAA
- a CDS encoding Bladder cancer-associated protein, producing the protein MYCLQWLLPLFLIPKVGFHPDQIIERAILSWIYLIGFFIERRPCHVCTAAFIIFLLAYCYSDPDNCVFYPFCKTTKNGEACEVSTY; encoded by the exons ATGTATTGTTTACAATGGCTTTtacctttatttttaataccaaAAGTTGGTTTTCATCCTGATCAAATAATAGAAAGAGCAATTTTATCATGGATATATTTGATAggattttttattgaaagaag ACCTTGTCATGTATGTACAGCggcttttataatatttctactGGCTTATTGTTACAGTGACCCTGACAATTGTGTTTTTTATCCTTTTTGcaaaacaacaaaaaatgGAGAAGCTTGCGAAGTTTctacttattaa
- a CDS encoding Protein transport protein Sec61 subunit beta translates to MVIRQRRSGGTSTGSSAARASNGGWRFYTDDAPGMKIGPVPVLVISLAFIFSVFVLHTWGKFTRSH, encoded by the exons atggtaA TTAGACAACG TCGTAGTGGTGGAACATCTACTGGTTCATCTGCTGCTCGTGCTTCAAATGGTGGATGGCGATTCTATACTGATGATGCTCCAGGAATGAAAATTGGACCTGTTCCAGTTCTTGTTATTTCCTTggcatttattttttcagtTTTTGTCCTTCACACCTGGGGAAAATTCACCAGATCTCACTAA